From a region of the Triticum aestivum cultivar Chinese Spring chromosome 7D, IWGSC CS RefSeq v2.1, whole genome shotgun sequence genome:
- the LOC123163666 gene encoding arogenate dehydrogenase 2, chloroplastic: MAIPSPARLHLPPSCPRPAAFTNLQSVDRSTPACRWRGRLLPVAAAPLRLRAVRATAAARQPFDNGSGVIEAEGEEEDDDEHPRLKIAIVGFGNFGQFLARTLVRQGHTVLAHSRSDHSAAAADLGASFYADPHDLCECQPDVVLLATSILSTEAVLRSLPVHRFRRSTLFADVLSVKEFPRKQLLSRLPEDFDIVCTHPMFGPESARDGWAGLPFVFDRVRVGDCPARRARAEAFLGAFAREGCRMVEMPCAEHDAHAAETQLVAHTVGRMLATLGLRPTPIDTKGYETLLRLVDNTCSDSFDLYNGLFMYNKNSTELLHRLEAALDTVKRRLFHNLHDVLRKQLFEGSPPLNRDGPPGPDSSSTAESLSNDRP, encoded by the coding sequence ATGGCGATCCCTTCCCCCGCACGACTCCACCTGCCCCCGTCCTGCCCCCGGCCGGCGGCTTTCACCAACCTCCAATCCGTTGACAGGTCTACGCCGGCATGCCGGTGGCGGGGGCGCCTTCTCCCCGTGGCCGCTGCTCCGCTCCGCCTCCGCGCCGTGCGTGCCACGGCCGCTGCGCGGCAGCCGTTCGACAACGGGTCCGGCGTCATTGAagcagagggggaggaggaggacgacgacgagcatCCGCGCCTGAAGATCGCCATCGTGGGGTTCGGCAACTTCGGGCAGTTCCTGGCGCGGACGCTGGTGCGGCAGGGGCACACGGTGCTGGCGCACTCCCGCTCCGACCACTCGGCCGCCGCGGCGGACCTCGGCGCGTCCTTCTACGCCGACCCGCACGACCTCTGCGAGTGCCAACCCGACGTGGTCCTCCTGGCCACCTCCATCCTCTCCACGGAGGCGGTGCTCCGCTCGCTCCCCGTCCACCGCTTCCGCCGCAGCACGCTCTTCGCCGACGTGCTCTCCGTCAAGGAGTTCCCCAGGAAGCAGCTCCTCAGCCGCCTCCCCGAGGACTTCGACATCGTCTGCACGCACCCCATGTTCGGCCCGGAGTCGGCGCGCGACGGCTGGGCCGGCCTCCCGTTCGTGTTCGACAGGGTCCGCGTCGGCGACTGCCCGGCCCGCCGCGCGCGCGCCGAGGCGTTCCTGGGCGCGTTCGCGCGCGAGGGGTGCCGCATGGTGGAGATGCCCTGCGCGGAGCACGACGCGCACGCCGCCGAGACGCAGCTGGTGGCGCACACCGTGGGGCGGATGCTGGCCACGCTCGGGCTCCGCCCCACGCCCATCGACACCAAGGGCTACGAGACGCTGCTCCGGCTCGTGGACAACACCTGCAGCGACAGCTTCGACCTGTACAACGGCCTCTTCATGTACAACAAGAACTCGACGGAGCTGCTCCACCGGCTGGAGGCGgccctggacaccgtcaagcggaGGCTCTTCCACAACCTGCACGACGTGCTCCGGAAGCAGCTCTTCGAGGGCTCGCCGCCGCTCAACAGGGACGGCCCGCCGGGCCCGGACTCCTCGTCCACCGCCGAGTCGTTGTCTAATGACCGGCCGTGA